In Kitasatospora sp. NA04385, a single genomic region encodes these proteins:
- a CDS encoding ABC transporter substrate-binding protein, with protein sequence MTVHRHRAAALAAVLTAAALSLSACGSAGSSASSGEAAKAGGGTVNAKTATSLADFGGLDGLVAAAKKEGKLHVITLPRDWANYGKLMDDFKAKYGIEIEDENPDGSSQDEINAVKSRKGQDRAPDTLDLGSAFALSAAKEGLLAPYKVASFDKIPASMKDAGGLRVNDYGGYVSIGCDAKKVAVCPKTFADLLKPEYKGQVALNGNPTKSGSAFGGVYAAALANGGSLDDIQPGIDFFAKLKQSGNFNPVESTPATIEKGETPISIDWSYLNAGYTDEFKGKGIDWQVAVPSDGSYAQYYNQAINKDAPHPAAARLWMEYLYSAEGQNGFLGGYATPALFDAMKTDGTLDATAAAKLPAVEKPFTDFPSSEQVDAAKKVLTDNWAKAIAG encoded by the coding sequence GTGACCGTGCACCGCCACCGCGCCGCCGCCCTCGCGGCCGTGCTGACCGCTGCCGCGCTCTCCCTCTCCGCCTGCGGCTCCGCCGGCTCGTCCGCCTCGTCCGGTGAGGCCGCCAAGGCCGGCGGCGGCACGGTGAACGCGAAGACCGCGACCTCGCTGGCCGACTTCGGCGGCCTGGACGGCCTGGTGGCCGCCGCGAAGAAGGAGGGCAAGCTGCACGTCATCACCCTCCCGCGCGACTGGGCCAACTACGGCAAGCTGATGGACGACTTCAAGGCGAAGTACGGCATCGAGATCGAGGACGAGAACCCGGACGGCTCCAGCCAGGACGAGATCAACGCGGTCAAGTCCCGCAAGGGCCAGGACCGCGCCCCCGACACCCTCGACCTGGGTTCGGCGTTCGCGCTCTCCGCCGCCAAGGAGGGCCTGCTCGCCCCGTACAAGGTGGCCTCCTTCGACAAGATCCCCGCGTCCATGAAGGACGCGGGCGGCCTGCGGGTCAACGACTACGGCGGCTACGTCTCGATCGGCTGCGACGCCAAGAAGGTCGCCGTCTGCCCGAAGACCTTCGCCGACCTGCTCAAGCCCGAGTACAAGGGCCAGGTCGCGCTGAACGGCAACCCGACCAAGTCCGGTTCGGCGTTCGGCGGCGTGTACGCGGCCGCGCTGGCCAACGGCGGCTCGCTGGACGACATCCAGCCCGGCATCGACTTCTTCGCCAAGCTGAAGCAGTCCGGCAACTTCAACCCGGTCGAGTCCACCCCGGCCACCATCGAGAAGGGCGAGACCCCGATCTCGATCGACTGGTCGTACCTGAACGCGGGCTACACCGACGAGTTCAAGGGCAAGGGCATCGACTGGCAGGTCGCCGTCCCCTCCGACGGCTCCTACGCCCAGTACTACAACCAGGCCATCAACAAGGACGCCCCGCACCCGGCGGCCGCCCGCCTGTGGATGGAGTACCTGTACTCGGCCGAGGGCCAGAACGGCTTCCTCGGCGGTTACGCCACCCCGGCGCTGTTCGACGCGATGAAGACGGACGGCACCCTGGACGCCACCGCCGCGGCCAAGCTGCCCGCCGTCGAGAAGCCGTTCACCGACTTCCCCAGCTCGGAGCAGGTCGACGCGGCCAAGAAGGTCCTGACGGACAACTGGGCCAAGGCCATCGCGGGCTGA
- a CDS encoding ABC transporter ATP-binding protein produces MSTATAPLAQDAATGSATVEFRSLRRTFGTTTALDGLDLTVRPGELLALLGPSGCGKTTALRVLAGFETHDSGEVLVDGEDITRIPAHRRDAGMVFQSYSLFPHLTAADNVAFGLRMRGVGKAERLRRAQELLELVGLPQRAAHYPHQMSGGQQQRIALARALALQPRVLLLDEPLSALDAKVRLSLREEIRRLQQELGITTLFVTHDQEEALSMADRVAVLRAGRLEQCATPSELYSRPATAFVAEFVGTMSRVPCSRTADGGVEVLGRRHPVDGALPADGELHVLVRPEHVALAPAEDGPALVVAAAFLGAVTRLTVRLPDGTEIKSDLPTEAAAALPLGSRAALTLPDRPVLVDRA; encoded by the coding sequence ATGAGCACCGCCACCGCCCCCCTCGCCCAGGACGCCGCCACCGGCAGCGCCACCGTCGAATTCCGTTCGCTGCGGCGGACGTTCGGCACCACCACCGCCCTGGACGGCCTCGACCTGACCGTCCGCCCCGGCGAACTGCTCGCCCTGCTCGGCCCGTCCGGCTGCGGCAAGACCACCGCGCTGCGCGTCCTGGCCGGCTTCGAGACCCACGACTCCGGCGAGGTGCTGGTCGACGGCGAGGACATCACCCGCATCCCGGCCCACCGGCGCGACGCCGGCATGGTGTTCCAGTCCTACAGCCTCTTCCCGCACCTGACCGCCGCCGACAACGTCGCCTTCGGGCTGCGGATGCGCGGCGTCGGCAAGGCCGAACGGCTGCGCCGCGCCCAGGAGTTGCTGGAACTCGTCGGCCTCCCGCAGCGCGCCGCGCACTACCCGCACCAGATGTCCGGCGGCCAGCAGCAGCGCATCGCGCTCGCCCGCGCGCTCGCCCTGCAGCCGCGCGTGCTGCTGCTCGACGAGCCGCTCTCCGCCCTGGACGCCAAGGTCCGCCTGTCACTGCGCGAGGAGATCCGCCGCCTCCAGCAGGAGCTCGGCATCACCACCCTGTTCGTCACGCACGACCAGGAGGAGGCCCTCTCGATGGCCGACCGGGTCGCCGTCCTGCGCGCCGGGCGCCTCGAACAGTGCGCCACCCCTTCGGAGTTGTACTCCCGGCCGGCCACCGCGTTCGTCGCCGAGTTCGTCGGCACGATGAGCCGCGTCCCGTGCTCGCGCACCGCCGACGGCGGGGTCGAGGTGCTCGGCCGCCGCCACCCCGTGGACGGCGCCCTCCCCGCCGACGGCGAACTGCACGTCCTGGTCCGCCCCGAGCACGTCGCGCTCGCGCCCGCCGAGGACGGCCCCGCGCTGGTCGTCGCCGCCGCCTTCCTCGGCGCCGTCACCCGCCTCACCGTCCGCCTCCCCGACGGCACCGAGATCAAGTCCGACCTCCCCACCGAGGCGGCCGCCGCCCTCCCCCTCGGCTCCCGCGCCGCCCTCACCCTCCCCGACCGCCCGGTCCTGGTCGACCGGGCCTGA
- a CDS encoding multidrug efflux SMR transporter, which produces MPYLLLALAITSEVCATSLLKLTDGFSRPWPSLAVAVGYALSFALLGRALKHIPVSVAYALWSGAGTAAVATIGACFFGEALGRLQWCGLALVIAGVVLLNLRSTH; this is translated from the coding sequence ATGCCGTACCTGCTGCTCGCCCTGGCGATCACCAGCGAGGTCTGCGCGACCAGCCTGCTCAAGCTCACCGACGGCTTCTCCCGGCCGTGGCCCAGCCTGGCCGTCGCGGTCGGCTACGCGCTCTCCTTCGCCCTGCTCGGCCGGGCCCTCAAGCACATACCCGTCTCGGTCGCGTACGCGCTCTGGTCGGGCGCGGGCACCGCCGCCGTCGCGACGATCGGCGCGTGCTTCTTCGGCGAGGCGCTGGGCCGCCTCCAGTGGTGCGGCCTCGCCCTGGTGATCGCCGGCGTGGTGCTGCTCAACCTCCGCTCCACCCACTGA
- a CDS encoding ABC transporter permease has translation MAQLNPRPRPWRWAVLLPAGLYFLVPMAASVWFSIDDTDGISFDAYTGLLSAPGFTDSLVLTLELAAVTVVVLLLLLVPAMIAVRIGAPKLRPVLEVVCTLPLVVPPVALTAGLIGVLRWGPDYLMDTPFFQTFVFVQQPEFPLVLVVAYVLMALPLAYRALDSGLRAVDVRTLVEAARNCGAGWPRAVLSVIVPNLRGALLNAAFLTLALVLGEFTTASILGYQPFAVWIYSVGNSRGQMSVAVSVLSLLITWVLLLLLAAAGRERRHQTAATS, from the coding sequence ATGGCTCAGCTGAACCCCCGCCCCCGGCCCTGGCGGTGGGCGGTCCTGCTGCCGGCCGGCCTGTACTTCCTGGTCCCGATGGCCGCCTCGGTCTGGTTCTCGATCGACGACACCGACGGCATCTCCTTCGACGCCTACACCGGGCTGCTCTCCGCCCCCGGCTTCACCGACAGCCTGGTCCTCACCCTGGAACTGGCCGCCGTCACCGTCGTGGTGCTGCTGCTCCTGCTGGTGCCCGCGATGATCGCGGTCCGGATCGGCGCGCCGAAGCTGCGCCCGGTGCTCGAAGTGGTCTGCACCCTGCCGCTGGTGGTGCCGCCGGTCGCGCTGACCGCCGGCCTGATCGGCGTGCTGCGCTGGGGCCCGGACTACCTGATGGACACCCCGTTCTTCCAGACCTTCGTCTTCGTCCAGCAGCCCGAGTTCCCGCTCGTCCTGGTCGTCGCGTACGTCCTGATGGCCCTGCCGCTCGCCTACCGCGCCCTGGACTCCGGGCTGCGCGCCGTGGACGTGCGCACCCTGGTCGAGGCCGCCCGCAACTGCGGCGCGGGCTGGCCGCGGGCCGTCCTCTCGGTGATCGTGCCGAACCTGCGCGGCGCGCTGCTGAACGCCGCCTTCCTCACCCTGGCCCTGGTCCTGGGCGAGTTCACCACCGCCTCGATCCTCGGCTACCAGCCCTTCGCGGTGTGGATCTACTCGGTCGGCAACAGCCGGGGCCAGATGTCCGTCGCGGTGTCCGTGCTCAGCCTGCTGATCACCTGGGTGCTGCTGCTCCTGCTGGCCGCCGCCGGCCGCGAGCGCCGCCACCAGACCGCCGCCACCTCCTGA
- a CDS encoding HAD family phosphatase encodes MPAAPRPAAVLFDMDGTLVDTEHLWWQAAAELAAELDLTLTDADLPDVLGRAVEHTAAHLHRSSRTARPEADLVEHLNETFAAKVASQIVPRPGALALLAALRDADVPTALVSASPRRVVDLVLRAIGPHWFSTTLAAEDTPRTKPAPDPYLAAAARLGLAPAVCVAVEDTPTGVASARAAGCPVLAVPSAVPIPAAQGTTVLDSLADADLPFLAALSPAR; translated from the coding sequence ATGCCCGCAGCCCCCCGCCCCGCCGCCGTCCTGTTCGACATGGACGGCACCCTGGTCGACACCGAGCACCTGTGGTGGCAGGCCGCGGCCGAACTCGCCGCCGAGCTGGACCTGACGCTCACCGACGCCGACCTCCCGGACGTCCTCGGCCGGGCCGTCGAGCACACCGCCGCCCACCTGCACCGCAGCAGCCGCACCGCGCGCCCGGAGGCCGACCTGGTGGAGCACCTGAACGAGACCTTCGCCGCGAAGGTCGCCTCGCAGATCGTCCCCCGCCCCGGCGCCCTCGCGCTGCTGGCCGCGCTGCGCGACGCGGACGTCCCGACCGCCCTGGTCTCGGCGTCCCCGCGCCGGGTGGTCGACCTGGTGCTGCGCGCCATCGGCCCGCACTGGTTCAGCACCACCCTCGCCGCCGAGGACACCCCCCGCACCAAGCCCGCCCCCGACCCGTACCTGGCCGCCGCCGCCCGGCTGGGCCTGGCCCCGGCCGTCTGCGTCGCCGTCGAGGACACCCCGACCGGCGTGGCCTCCGCCCGCGCCGCGGGCTGCCCGGTGCTGGCGGTGCCGTCCGCCGTCCCGATCCCCGCCGCGCAGGGCACCACCGTGCTGGACAGCCTGGCCGACGCCGACCTCCCCTTCCTCGCCGCGCTCTCCCCCGCCCGCTGA
- a CDS encoding ABC transporter permease subunit, translating into MTTAPTPVPAPAAADPSGGPGAVGAAPASPTARPARRRPRGRAWLAAVPLLAFFLVGFGLPAVAIVTGAFTVSSDAESGAGSFTTANLTDSVQGAYWTALVSSVKLSALTALIGTVLGVPIAQAVLTSRFRLLREAVLTASGVLANFGGLPLAFAFVATLGNAGEVTKMFHLTDHGWSLYSFTGLAVTYLYFLVPLMVLTITPALEGLRLQWREAARNNRATTLQYWRHVALPILFPSLLGGFVLLFGSAFAAYATAAAMVGATVPLISRQIADALSGNVLVGQGNLALALSLDMIVVAVLVMAVYLPLQRRSARWLS; encoded by the coding sequence ATGACCACGGCCCCCACCCCGGTGCCGGCCCCGGCCGCCGCTGACCCCAGCGGCGGCCCGGGCGCCGTCGGCGCCGCCCCCGCCTCCCCCACCGCCCGCCCCGCCCGGCGCCGCCCGCGCGGCCGCGCCTGGCTGGCCGCCGTGCCGCTGCTGGCCTTCTTCCTGGTCGGCTTCGGCCTGCCCGCCGTCGCCATCGTCACCGGGGCGTTCACCGTCTCCAGCGACGCGGAGAGCGGCGCCGGCTCCTTCACCACCGCCAACCTGACCGACTCGGTGCAGGGCGCGTACTGGACGGCGCTGGTCTCCAGCGTGAAGCTGTCCGCGCTGACCGCGCTGATCGGCACTGTGCTCGGCGTCCCGATCGCCCAGGCCGTGCTGACCTCCCGGTTCCGGCTGCTGCGCGAGGCGGTGCTGACCGCCTCCGGCGTGCTCGCCAACTTCGGCGGCCTGCCGCTGGCGTTCGCCTTCGTCGCCACCCTCGGCAACGCGGGCGAGGTGACGAAGATGTTCCACCTGACCGACCACGGCTGGTCGCTGTACAGCTTCACCGGCCTGGCCGTCACCTACCTGTACTTCCTGGTGCCGCTGATGGTGCTCACCATCACCCCCGCGCTGGAGGGCCTGCGCCTGCAGTGGCGCGAGGCCGCCCGCAACAACCGGGCCACCACGCTGCAGTACTGGCGGCACGTCGCGCTGCCGATCCTGTTCCCCTCGCTGCTCGGCGGCTTCGTGCTGCTGTTCGGCTCGGCGTTCGCCGCGTACGCCACCGCCGCCGCCATGGTCGGCGCGACCGTCCCGCTGATCAGCCGCCAGATCGCCGACGCGCTCTCCGGCAACGTGCTGGTCGGCCAGGGCAACCTGGCGCTGGCGCTCAGCCTCGACATGATCGTCGTCGCCGTCCTGGTGATGGCCGTCTACCTGCCCCTCCAGCGCCGGAGTGCCCGATGGCTCAGCTGA
- a CDS encoding SpoIIE family protein phosphatase: MTLEPLGAEPEVAAFTAFLGQLFQAMELSLTRYAARCNRDKGSVSRYLSGARIAPKDFVDELLRQVAETTGQSVSPDVQEHAHRLRMGALRVRNASRHEVEELRERLGAAERELQLAGVRERALLRSLEATEAQATQAEQRYRQLEADRATARYEAAPAELERWSETAETESAREELRSLKTELDLLRAELVRTRELRHDAEEQCLRLEARLLAAEAALAAQKARHEREFTYRGELESPGAVLTGEFGRKVGTTTDLETTAAELCEVFVPGWADEATVDVRAAFIDGDPPEGWTPDSGMLWRLGATAALGDRTVRGAVAVPRLLAERVLGEGRPVLETFPDRPAGSEPDSSAVALPLSVRGEVFGVLRLVRLNGRTPYGRADAELLSVLAERGALLLDVARMHMAEVRLARALQRSMIPDLVPDLPGVRLAHRFRPGRQRAGAGGDWFDAVPLRGNRVALVVGDVMGQGLHAAQAMSRLRAGVQAFTLLEVPPGQLLRHLDNLAQRLGSDHLATCVYAVYDPIERMCEIASAGHLPPVLLHHDGRSEEIALPTNAPIGVGGIPFTSRTIEVPKGSSMVLCTDNRVDLAAICREAVEPGWSPDRICAAVELRVADQRDDLAVLVAGFDGIPQAKVAHHTLAPRAREVSRIRRLVREQFTAWGLEAVADIAEVLVGELVTDAVAVAQGPVGLRVLWTDRLLVEVTDDHRELPVLETVDPFEEEGAGRGLLLVSRLADRWGTERRTDGRTVWFELRIRGT; the protein is encoded by the coding sequence GTGACGCTGGAGCCGTTGGGCGCGGAGCCCGAGGTGGCGGCTTTCACCGCCTTCCTGGGGCAGCTGTTCCAGGCCATGGAACTCTCGCTCACCCGCTATGCCGCCCGCTGCAACCGCGACAAGGGGAGCGTTTCCCGTTATCTGAGCGGGGCCCGGATCGCTCCCAAGGACTTCGTCGACGAACTGCTCCGGCAAGTCGCCGAGACCACCGGGCAGTCGGTCTCCCCGGACGTCCAGGAGCACGCCCACCGGCTGAGGATGGGGGCGTTGCGGGTGCGCAACGCTTCCCGGCACGAGGTCGAGGAGCTCCGGGAGCGGCTCGGGGCGGCCGAACGCGAACTCCAGCTCGCAGGCGTCAGGGAGCGGGCCCTGCTGCGTTCCCTGGAGGCCACCGAGGCGCAGGCCACGCAGGCCGAACAGCGCTACCGCCAACTGGAGGCCGATCGGGCCACCGCTCGTTACGAGGCCGCCCCCGCAGAGCTGGAACGCTGGTCGGAGACTGCCGAGACCGAATCTGCACGCGAGGAACTGCGTTCCCTGAAAACCGAGTTGGACCTGTTGCGAGCCGAACTCGTCCGAACCAGGGAGCTCCGCCACGATGCCGAGGAGCAGTGTCTGCGCCTGGAGGCCCGGCTGCTCGCTGCCGAAGCCGCTCTGGCCGCCCAGAAGGCCCGCCACGAAAGGGAGTTCACCTACCGGGGGGAGCTGGAGTCGCCGGGCGCGGTCCTCACGGGAGAGTTCGGCCGCAAGGTCGGCACCACGACGGACCTGGAGACCACCGCGGCTGAACTGTGCGAGGTGTTCGTACCGGGCTGGGCCGACGAGGCCACGGTCGACGTGCGGGCGGCCTTCATCGACGGCGACCCGCCCGAGGGCTGGACGCCGGACTCGGGCATGCTCTGGAGGCTCGGTGCGACGGCGGCGCTCGGCGACCGCACGGTGCGGGGCGCGGTGGCGGTGCCGCGCCTCCTCGCGGAGCGGGTCCTGGGCGAAGGACGGCCGGTACTGGAAACGTTCCCGGACCGGCCGGCGGGCAGCGAACCCGATTCTTCGGCGGTGGCGCTGCCGCTGTCCGTCAGGGGCGAGGTGTTCGGTGTGCTTCGACTGGTGCGGCTGAACGGTCGCACCCCCTACGGCCGGGCCGACGCGGAGTTGCTGTCCGTGCTGGCGGAGCGTGGAGCGCTGCTCCTGGACGTTGCCAGGATGCACATGGCGGAGGTCAGGCTGGCGAGGGCGCTCCAGCGATCGATGATCCCGGACCTCGTACCGGACCTGCCCGGGGTGCGGCTCGCGCACCGGTTCCGGCCCGGCCGGCAACGGGCCGGTGCCGGGGGCGACTGGTTCGACGCCGTTCCCCTGCGTGGCAACCGGGTGGCGCTGGTGGTCGGGGACGTGATGGGGCAGGGTCTGCACGCGGCCCAGGCGATGAGCCGGCTGCGCGCCGGAGTGCAGGCGTTCACCCTGCTGGAGGTGCCGCCGGGGCAGTTGCTGCGCCACCTGGACAACCTGGCCCAGCGGTTGGGCAGCGACCATCTGGCCACGTGCGTGTACGCGGTCTACGACCCGATCGAGCGCATGTGCGAAATCGCTTCGGCGGGCCACCTGCCGCCTGTGCTGCTGCACCACGACGGGAGGTCCGAGGAGATCGCGCTTCCGACCAATGCTCCGATCGGCGTGGGCGGCATACCGTTCACCTCCCGCACCATCGAGGTGCCCAAGGGCTCCTCGATGGTGCTGTGCACCGACAACCGGGTCGACTTGGCCGCCATCTGCCGGGAGGCGGTGGAGCCGGGCTGGAGCCCCGACCGGATCTGTGCGGCGGTGGAGCTGAGGGTGGCGGACCAGCGGGACGATCTCGCAGTACTGGTGGCCGGGTTCGACGGCATCCCCCAGGCGAAGGTGGCCCACCACACCCTCGCGCCGCGGGCGCGGGAGGTGTCGCGCATCCGGCGGTTGGTGCGGGAGCAGTTCACGGCGTGGGGCCTGGAGGCCGTTGCCGACATCGCCGAAGTGCTGGTGGGCGAACTGGTCACCGATGCCGTTGCGGTGGCGCAGGGCCCGGTCGGACTGAGGGTGCTGTGGACCGACCGCCTACTGGTGGAGGTCACCGACGACCACCGTGAACTGCCCGTCCTGGAAACGGTGGATCCGTTCGAGGAAGAGGGGGCCGGTCGGGGCCTGCTGCTCGTCAGCAGGCTCGCCGACCGGTGGGGAACCGAGCGCCGGACGGACGGCCGTACGGTCTGGTTCGAACTGCGGATCCGGGGCACCTAG
- a CDS encoding GntR family transcriptional regulator gives MALDQDRAAGSLYRKVAADLREAITSGSFGEAGRLPAEGALAEQYGVSRGTVRQALAMLRADGLVTSRRGTRRVVLGSARVQSFSELLSFTHWARSMGEEPGGRLESLIRRPADAAEREQLRLEPGTEVYVTLRLRTLSGTPVMVERTVYPPRVGELVAQLPPDVVSHTEPLREHGILFTDADHTIDVVAANADDARLLSCRRGSPLLREKRRTTDPTGTPVEWSQDRYLPGTVAFSIHNSLASSALSRHARDED, from the coding sequence GTGGCACTCGACCAGGACCGCGCCGCCGGCTCGCTCTACCGCAAGGTGGCCGCCGACCTGCGCGAAGCCATCACCTCCGGCTCGTTCGGCGAGGCCGGGCGGCTGCCGGCGGAGGGCGCCCTCGCCGAGCAGTACGGCGTCTCCCGCGGCACCGTCCGCCAGGCGCTCGCCATGCTGCGCGCCGACGGACTGGTCACCTCCCGCCGCGGCACCCGCCGGGTCGTCCTCGGCAGCGCCCGCGTCCAGTCCTTCTCCGAGCTGCTCTCCTTCACCCACTGGGCCCGCTCGATGGGCGAGGAGCCCGGCGGCCGGCTCGAATCGCTGATCCGCCGCCCCGCCGACGCCGCCGAACGCGAGCAGCTGCGCCTGGAACCCGGCACCGAGGTCTACGTGACGCTGCGGCTGCGCACCCTCTCCGGCACCCCCGTGATGGTCGAGCGCACCGTCTACCCGCCCCGGGTCGGCGAGTTGGTCGCCCAGCTGCCGCCCGACGTGGTCTCGCACACCGAACCCCTGCGCGAGCACGGCATCCTGTTCACCGACGCCGACCACACCATCGACGTGGTCGCCGCCAACGCCGACGACGCCCGCCTGCTCTCCTGCCGCCGCGGCAGCCCCCTGCTGCGCGAGAAGCGCCGCACCACCGACCCCACCGGCACCCCCGTCGAGTGGTCCCAGGACCGCTACCTGCCCGGCACCGTCGCCTTCTCCATCCACAACTCGCTGGCCTCCTCGGCCCTCTCCCGGCACGCCCGCGACGAGGACTGA
- a CDS encoding RidA family protein: MSDITRIDPAELHPTSGYAHITVVEAGRTAHLAGQCPLDAEEKLVGAGDLDAQIDQVVANAMTALAAIGAGPERVVRSVIYVVDDRSAVLSAAWDRLTASPLGPAFRTASTLIGVAALGYTGQLVEIDLTAALPG, from the coding sequence ATGAGTGACATCACGCGGATCGACCCGGCGGAACTCCACCCCACCTCCGGCTACGCGCACATCACCGTGGTGGAGGCCGGGCGCACCGCCCACCTGGCCGGGCAGTGCCCGCTGGACGCGGAGGAGAAGCTGGTCGGCGCGGGAGACCTCGACGCCCAGATCGACCAGGTGGTGGCCAACGCGATGACGGCGCTGGCCGCGATCGGCGCCGGGCCCGAGCGGGTGGTGCGGTCGGTGATCTACGTGGTCGACGACCGCAGCGCGGTGCTCTCCGCCGCCTGGGACCGGCTGACCGCCTCCCCGCTCGGCCCGGCCTTCCGCACCGCCTCCACCCTGATCGGCGTCGCCGCCCTCGGCTACACCGGCCAACTGGTCGAGATCGACCTGACGGCGGCGCTGCCGGGCTGA
- a CDS encoding TauD/TfdA family dioxygenase, translating into MSVPNPYWLRDNCPCAECRDPRGGQKLFQIGDLPEGLAAVEAVEDATGLTVRWSDGHRSHYPAGWDAPAGPDERTEPAKRLWEAADFARGLPEADWAAYLADPEERIAVLAAVRCCGFALLRGVPAEEGRVLAVARSFGYVRETNYGELFDVRVEPDPANLAFTDRAIAPHTDNPYRDPVPTLQLLHCLRNDAEGGDSGLVDGFRAAALLRDEDPAAFELLTRTPVPFRYRDRGAELSAEKPLIGLDPRGAIREVRFNNRSTDTAALSVPAPAGPDAFYAAYRRFAAITLRPELRLDFRLAPGDCLLFDNTRLLHARTAFEPGTGHRHLQGCYADLDALSSTLAVLRRNTAALDELEALFEGEGADEYLGEAVTLAAHMLQAAVLARAAGAPPALVAAALLHDIGHFRGSGLELMAGTDNRHGATAAARLAPHFPPAVTEPVRLHVDAKRYLCATEPGYLDLLSPASVHTLALQGGPMTPDEAAAFAAHPFGADAVAVRRWDEAAKDPAAEIPAFAEFRPLLLKSMR; encoded by the coding sequence ATGTCCGTGCCGAACCCGTACTGGCTGCGCGACAACTGCCCCTGCGCCGAGTGCCGCGACCCGCGCGGCGGGCAGAAGCTGTTCCAGATCGGCGACCTGCCGGAGGGCCTGGCCGCCGTCGAGGCGGTCGAGGACGCCACCGGTCTGACGGTGCGCTGGTCCGACGGCCACCGCTCGCACTACCCGGCCGGGTGGGACGCGCCCGCCGGGCCCGACGAGCGCACCGAGCCCGCCAAGCGGCTGTGGGAGGCCGCCGACTTCGCCCGCGGCCTGCCCGAGGCCGACTGGGCCGCCTACCTGGCCGACCCGGAGGAGCGGATCGCGGTGCTGGCCGCCGTCCGCTGCTGCGGCTTCGCGCTGCTGCGCGGCGTCCCGGCCGAGGAGGGGCGGGTGCTGGCCGTGGCCCGGAGCTTCGGGTACGTCCGGGAGACCAACTACGGCGAGCTGTTCGACGTCCGGGTGGAGCCCGACCCGGCGAACCTGGCCTTCACCGACCGGGCCATCGCCCCGCACACCGACAACCCGTACCGGGACCCGGTGCCCACCCTGCAACTGCTGCACTGCCTGCGCAACGACGCCGAGGGCGGCGACTCCGGGCTGGTCGACGGCTTCCGCGCCGCCGCGCTGCTGCGGGACGAGGACCCGGCCGCGTTCGAGCTGCTCACCCGCACGCCGGTGCCGTTCCGCTACCGCGACCGGGGCGCCGAACTGTCCGCCGAGAAGCCGCTGATCGGGCTGGACCCGCGCGGCGCGATCCGCGAGGTGCGGTTCAACAACCGCTCCACCGACACCGCCGCGCTGTCCGTGCCGGCCCCCGCCGGACCGGACGCCTTCTACGCCGCGTACCGCCGCTTCGCCGCGATCACCCTGCGCCCGGAGCTGCGGCTGGACTTCCGGCTGGCCCCCGGCGACTGCCTGCTCTTCGACAACACCCGCCTGCTGCACGCCCGCACCGCCTTCGAACCCGGCACCGGCCACCGCCACCTCCAGGGCTGCTACGCCGACCTCGACGCGCTCTCCTCCACCCTCGCCGTGCTGCGCCGGAACACCGCCGCCCTGGACGAACTGGAGGCCCTGTTCGAGGGCGAGGGCGCCGACGAGTACCTCGGCGAGGCCGTCACCCTGGCCGCGCACATGCTCCAGGCCGCCGTCCTGGCCCGCGCCGCCGGCGCCCCGCCCGCGCTGGTGGCCGCCGCCCTGCTGCACGACATCGGCCACTTCCGGGGCAGCGGGCTGGAGTTGATGGCCGGCACCGACAACCGCCACGGCGCGACCGCCGCCGCCCGGCTCGCCCCGCACTTCCCGCCCGCCGTCACCGAACCGGTCCGCCTGCACGTCGACGCCAAGCGCTACCTGTGCGCCACCGAGCCCGGCTACCTCGACCTGCTCTCCCCCGCCTCCGTCCACACCCTGGCGCTCCAGGGCGGCCCGATGACCCCGGACGAGGCCGCCGCCTTCGCCGCCCACCCCTTCGGCGCCGACGCCGTCGCCGTCCGCCGCTGGGACGAGGCCGCCAAGGACCCGGCCGCCGAGATCCCCGCCTTCGCCGAATTCCGGCCGCTGCTGCTGAAGTCGATGCGCTAG